In the Glycine max cultivar Williams 82 chromosome 19, Glycine_max_v4.0, whole genome shotgun sequence genome, GATATTATGTGCACTTGTATAACAAAACatggatattttaaaatatcagtcGTTGATTTTCTCATCAATAAATTAGGATTGTTTTACTCTCTAAAGTGACTTGTTCAGATTAGAAGAGCCAAATAGATACAATGCCATGCAAAATTTTTATTCTCTGACTAATAACTAATAACAACCTGCATCTGGCATTCCTTTCTTCTGGAGTACAAAAGTTCTTTTTTTCTCATGGTCTATGATGGCAATTTTAGTTGGGCTATGCAAGTACACTCTGTCCATCTACAAGGTAACCACAAATGTCCTTAGAGAACActtgaaaaaaaagttgatttggtatctattatatatattcatacaCTCGAAAATCAATCAGAATATATATAGGTTATGTGCACTTATGTGCTTATGATGTCAATTTTCTTAGCCTGTGAGACACCTCCAACCAATTGAATGAAAGGACcagaaaatcaaattataccTCTCCATCAAAAGTGAGTGCATCTGCCTGCTCTGTGAACCTTGATCTGTTCAACAGATTGTCAAAGTAATCCAGTGTCTCCAATCCCTCAATACGCACTTCACTGCAGATTCATTCAACCTCTCTTAAAGACATATTTAAGCAAGATAATTCAAACTAGTATGTTTGAGTCATATAGACCATAGGTTGTATAAATGTGCAAAAATAAATGCAAGAAAACAGCAATGATGAATTGATGATTTGGAACATTCTTGGCATCATCTTAAAACAAAGTAAGCAGTTAATCTATATCTAAGATGCACACCTGATATCTGATACAGATAAATAGTTGCATAGtgtaaaggaaaaagaaaacgcTTTGTTAGCAGTGTTTCTGACTCGTGGAATCAAAATTAGCTTGCCAGCATTGAGAGAGATGCGAAGCCGGAACTCAAAACTGCAGAAGCAGCCAAACAAATACGGGCAAGTTAGACATTTGATGGTTCCATTCAGCAGTGCTTTATCTTTAATGAGTAAAAATGTAGAaagggagaaggaaaaagaggcaAACACAGTTTGAATCCATATATACCTACAGGGTGTCTTTAAGTCAACTTCTGTTGACTTCAATATTAGATCCACAGATGACTGATTGTCTAAGGGAGGAAGAGGTGAAGGGTCCCTATCCAATGACCACATCCTGTTTCTTGCAAATCCATGTTGTTCAAGTGAACTGAGATCACCAAACTGAAATAGAAATTGCATTGAAAATGTTCAACAAAAGTCAAATATGTTTTCACCACCAGTGAGATGAAATAAAACTAACCCGTGCTAGGCAAGCTGATATTCCTCCTCTGATTGCTTTATGCTGTTTCTTGTTAGCCTGTTCAGTAAAACATCCCCATAAATAACATCAATTATATGTAAACTATCGcaaataaatgaaacaaatttaaaagaaatttgatCTTCAAATATCATTCAAGGTTGACAATAAAATAGAGAACATGAATTCAACTTCAAGCACTAATTTTGCATTAGTGCTTCTTatgaatgtttttaaaatttaaatcaatacaGAATTTGAAAGGTCATGTTATATATTCTGTTAATTAATTAGCTAGACATGTTACGTCATATTGCTAACATTCCTGCAGCAGCTATTGCCTTTCAAAATGGAAAGCTTCTTATGCATAGAACAACACCACTGTGGAAATTAAAATATCCAGTAAAAATTAATCTGAAGACAAATTATGATAGATTGTTATCGACGgtaagattattaattttttgtataattacTTTGAAATTTATATTGTGGACGCCTTCTAATTTGTGGACAATAAAAAAACTtcagtttgttaattttttgtataattacTTTGAAATTTATATTGTGGACGCCTTCTAATTTGTggacaataaaaaaacttacagTTTACTCGttacatgaaaattaaactctacTATTTTTTTACCTTACTGCTCATAAAAAGAAGTTCTTCCTTTCGATGATTCTTCCAAGAAATAATCTGCCCTCCATAAAGAAGAACctgaaattatatttcaatcagATAAGAACTGTTATGTGAAATTACCATTTCCATATCAGATCTATATTGTTAAACCATgactgattttattttaaaactatattcATGTTGGTCCAATAGTGTTGAAtacaaaaatttagaatttactCAAATGACAAGGTTTGTATCACCTGCCTAAGCATAGATTCTGTACTCAGAAGATCTAATAAGATGTTAGCACTCACTGCTTCAGATGGCCATAGATTATTAATGAAGTCCAGAATATGAAAAACTTTCTCAAAATCcttcaaaaaaaaagtattcctAATTTAGACCTTCTATAACTTATATCTAAAGTTGATAATAAGCTAGACAATCTATAACCAGCCCATCAAATTTAAAGCATAATATGAGCATACAATATATTGCAAGGAAATCCCATTTTCCCAACACAAAAAGACCCTTTATATCATAAGGACTTGAGAAGGAGTTGTAAGGTTGGTTGGGTGGTtaagaaagaaggaaaggaggAAAAGGTCACGAGTTCGATCCATCtgactaataaaaaaactaacaattaatatttttccatACAAAAAGgacttgacaaacacaaaagGTGAAACCAACCTCAGCTGATGAACCCTTTGGCTCAGTCAATATAATCCGTGGCAATCCATCTTTGTCCTGAAATATGTTCAACGGCATTGGTTGCAAATGATTTTACTTTCACCTTGCTCCAATCCAGCTGCAAGcaaccaaaacaagaaacagATTTCAGTTTTCATCTGCACTAGTCACCATAACAACACCACACCATATAcacataaaaaaagttatattacaTAAAAAGATCGATCACCATGAACCCTTTTGCAACACAAAAGGaccctttataaaaaaaatggatgagattttcatttttcaagcaGAAGAAAGCATAAGGAATAGTAAGAAAGAAGCAATTACCTATTGAGTTGTATGAAAAAAGGGGTTAGTGTACTTTGGTGGCTAATTTTTactataatattattaagtGTGTATCAGTTTGGTGTTGCAAGAGGCAGAGGCAATGGCAATAACTCTGCCTTTCTTCAAGAGTCCATGTTagattttgtatgttatatatAAGGCTATTATAGATGTGAAACCGTGAAGGAGCAAAAAAGTGAGGCTGGTTAACGTTGAAGTTGGAGAATATCCAACAGAAATCAACCGCTGGCATCGGATTCTATGTTCCatatgtctttttcaagagttAACTATCTGAAATGTTGTGTTCTGGTTGGTCCACCTGGTACACGTGACCAATATTTCTGCCATGTTAATGTTAAAgttataataatagtaataaaaagaaATCTATGATAATATGAACGGTGTGCAAATTACATAAAGTTGACCAAAATCAAATCGATAACaatattgaaactaaaattagTGGTGCTGATATATGTTTCTGTGCAGTGGGGCTTTAGTGTTATGCAGATTTCTATTCGTATACTGTTCAATTACTAATCAAAGCATTGAATGTATTGTTGAATCCTCAAATGAGTGAAATAATAAGTTTTACTACATCAAAGAAATTCTTGGGAATGTCGATTACAAATTTTCAGTCATTAATTTAAGTGAGTAATTTTGCGATATGACTACTAAATCCATTAGGAAATAGTTGTGACCATTATCGATATGCATGTGTACTGGCAATTTCTAAAGGAGACCACTCTTTGTATTGAGATTAGAAAAGACACACCAAAGATATGTGAAAGGATTTTGTAGAGAAcgctattatttttataattttattgggtTTTGTAGAgtgatatatattataatagaaGTTTTTTAAAGTTTGTTTAGAAATTTGTATAatctttatttgaaataatgGATATTTTGTTGGAGTTTCCATAGTCATGAATAAGCTGTCGAATCATGTTGCATATGTGTGTCCAATGTTTTTTCTATAGTGTACTTTGtgttctgttttcattttttatgattgtAGTAATCACTTAGTCTGTGCCTTCAATCCaaacatatttcttttttaagaatattCGAAGATTTATTACAACTCGCATACTCCATTCGATTAACTGAAATAGACCCTCTGTACAATCCAAACACATCTATTGATCTATATATGCATACTCCAGCTTATTTCATGTAATGAAAAACTCCAAACCCAGCTTATTCAAACGCATTGCCAAAACCAAAATGAACAATTTTTGTTGGCAAGTTTTTTGCACCCTTTGCTTTACATCGATCCTTATATCAGTTATATGTTGTTTGGAGAAACAAAAACATCTTGTACGCTGATCCTTGCACGTTGTTTGGAGAAAAATAGACATCAtgtttgaaaaagaaatatctTCAAATACTACGAAAAAAGTAATGCCtgaataatgtaataaaaaaagtttaatctaATGTTAGGATTTTTATAACTACACccaattagaaattattttttttatataatttaaaataattaatacaaaaatcatcaattttattataaataacatgataatataaaaaatgccaTATGATATATttggtcttttattttattttttgttcaattttatactttatcttttaaaaaactcattttaatcatttatttttattaaaaggtcGGAAATGATCTTTAATGTTGATGTCGTACCATCCACTTTCTTTTTGTTATGTCTTTGTGCATCTTCCACCATTGTTTTTTCTCAAGTCATACATTCCaagtttagaaagaaaaaaaattaccttttgTAATGGTTTTTAGaggtcaatatttttatattattaacggTGGGTTAAGTTTACCCTAA is a window encoding:
- the LOC100787217 gene encoding putative glucose-6-phosphate 1-epimerase isoform X2, translating into MPLNIFQDKDGLPRIILTEPKGSSAEVLLYGGQIISWKNHRKEELLFMSSKANKKQHKAIRGGISACLARFGDLSSLEQHGFARNRMWSLDRDPSPLPPLDNQSSVDLILKSTEVDLKTPCSFEFRLRISLNAGKLILIPRVRNTANKAFSFSFTLCNYLSVSDISEVRIEGLETLDYFDNLLNRSRFTEQADALTFDGEMDRVYLHSPTKIAIIDHEKKRTFVLQKKGMPDAVVWNPWGKKAKAIPDLGDDDYKIMMCVNSAAIDTPILLKPSEEWMGYQELSTVSSSYCSGQLDPRKVLYGFH
- the LOC100787217 gene encoding putative glucose-6-phosphate 1-epimerase isoform X1, encoding MPLNIFQDKDGLPRIILTEPKGSSAEDFEKVFHILDFINNLWPSEAVSANILLDLLSTESMLRQVLLYGGQIISWKNHRKEELLFMSSKANKKQHKAIRGGISACLARFGDLSSLEQHGFARNRMWSLDRDPSPLPPLDNQSSVDLILKSTEVDLKTPCSFEFRLRISLNAGKLILIPRVRNTANKAFSFSFTLCNYLSVSDISEVRIEGLETLDYFDNLLNRSRFTEQADALTFDGEMDRVYLHSPTKIAIIDHEKKRTFVLQKKGMPDAVVWNPWGKKAKAIPDLGDDDYKIMMCVNSAAIDTPILLKPSEEWMGYQELSTVSSSYCSGQLDPRKVLYGFH
- the LOC100787217 gene encoding putative glucose-6-phosphate 1-epimerase isoform X3; its protein translation is MSSKANKKQHKAIRGGISACLARFGDLSSLEQHGFARNRMWSLDRDPSPLPPLDNQSSVDLILKSTEVDLKTPCSFEFRLRISLNAGKLILIPRVRNTANKAFSFSFTLCNYLSVSDISEVRIEGLETLDYFDNLLNRSRFTEQADALTFDGEMDRVYLHSPTKIAIIDHEKKRTFVLQKKGMPDAVVWNPWGKKAKAIPDLGDDDYKIMMCVNSAAIDTPILLKPSEEWMGYQELSTVSSSYCSGQLDPRKVLYGFH